From Rubrivirga sp. SAORIC476, a single genomic window includes:
- a CDS encoding pitrilysin family protein has product MPDPSAAFESVRESGGVEELRHATNGLTVLLAPEAAVPVVAFQVTYRVGSRNEGAGLTGATHLLEHLMFKGSERFNKDLGTSVFQTLQSLGGQINATTWYDRTNYYALLPSEHLEKAVEIEADRMRGARVRDEDLASERTVVLNELDRGENEPLRKLLHATFATAYQAHPYGHPVIGWRSDVETVSAEGLRHFYDTYYWPRNATVTVAGAFDRDDALVLIDRHFGPIPAGPEASPDAEPLALRDAPVTREPEQRGERRVTIRQAGELGAVLLAYKAPAGLDDTADALDVLTQVLAAGKSARLYRALTDPGLSTSAAAYFPRLRDPGLFIAYATLAPDVAHETAEAALKDALQAIATEGISDGELARARRQVVADEAFGRDGPYAVVSQLNEAIAVGDWTLFADYRDRIEAVTAADVQAAATAILDDDRLTVAWYVPDEG; this is encoded by the coding sequence ATGCCTGATCCGTCTGCCGCCTTCGAGTCCGTCCGCGAGTCCGGAGGAGTCGAGGAACTCCGCCACGCCACGAACGGCCTCACGGTCCTCCTCGCCCCCGAGGCCGCCGTGCCCGTCGTCGCCTTCCAGGTGACCTACCGCGTCGGCAGCCGCAACGAGGGCGCCGGGCTCACCGGCGCGACGCACCTCCTGGAGCACCTCATGTTCAAGGGTTCCGAGCGCTTCAACAAGGACCTCGGCACGAGCGTCTTCCAGACCCTCCAGTCGCTCGGAGGCCAGATCAACGCCACCACGTGGTACGACCGGACCAACTACTACGCGCTGCTTCCCAGCGAGCACCTGGAGAAGGCCGTCGAGATCGAGGCCGACCGGATGCGCGGCGCCCGGGTCCGTGACGAGGACCTCGCCTCGGAGCGCACCGTCGTGCTCAACGAACTGGACCGGGGCGAGAACGAGCCGCTGCGGAAGCTGCTCCACGCCACCTTCGCGACGGCCTACCAGGCCCACCCGTACGGCCACCCCGTCATCGGCTGGCGGAGCGACGTGGAGACGGTCTCCGCCGAGGGCCTCCGGCACTTCTACGACACCTACTACTGGCCCCGCAACGCGACCGTGACCGTCGCCGGCGCCTTCGACCGCGACGACGCACTGGTGCTCATCGACCGGCACTTCGGCCCGATCCCGGCGGGACCCGAGGCCTCGCCCGACGCCGAGCCGCTCGCGCTCCGCGACGCGCCGGTCACGCGCGAGCCCGAGCAGCGCGGCGAGCGCCGCGTCACCATCCGTCAGGCGGGCGAACTCGGCGCCGTCCTGCTCGCCTACAAGGCCCCCGCCGGCCTCGACGACACCGCCGACGCCCTCGACGTGCTCACGCAGGTGCTCGCCGCAGGCAAGTCGGCACGGCTCTATCGCGCCCTCACCGACCCCGGCCTCTCCACGAGCGCCGCGGCCTATTTCCCGCGCCTCCGCGACCCCGGCCTCTTTATCGCCTACGCGACGCTCGCGCCCGACGTGGCCCACGAGACCGCCGAGGCGGCCCTCAAGGACGCCCTCCAGGCCATCGCCACGGAGGGCATCTCGGACGGCGAGCTCGCCCGCGCCCGTCGCCAGGTCGTCGCCGACGAGGCCTTCGGGCGCGACGGCCCCTATGCTGTCGTCTCCCAACTCAACGAGGCGATCGCGGTGGGCGACTGGACCCTGTTCGCCGACTACCGCGACCGGATCGAAGCCGTCACCGCCGCCGACGTGCAGGCCGCCGCGACCGCCATCCTGGACGACGACCGCCTCACCGTCGCCTGGTACGTCCCCGACGAGGGCTAG